A region from the Triticum aestivum cultivar Chinese Spring chromosome 3D, IWGSC CS RefSeq v2.1, whole genome shotgun sequence genome encodes:
- the LOC123080692 gene encoding uncharacterized protein — protein MRGTTRLHPYPQATTHPRLRSNVKAVAAAGRSRAGGAPPPAGATRDSSKDAWRRCAAAGSARCAATNRPRRWCYRASTFEEHTQLHIQRGESLLNYSVCLLF, from the exons ATGAGAGGAACAACCAGGCTCCACCCCTACCCCCAG GCTACTACCCATCCGCGGCTGCGGAGCAACGtcaaggcggtggcggcggcgggaagAAGTCGCGCCGGgggagcaccaccaccagcaggggCGACAAGGGATTCATCCAAGGATG CCTGGCGGCGCTGTGCTGCTGCTGGATCTGCGAGATGTGCTGCGACTAACCGCCCAAGACGTTGGTGCTACCGTGCTAGTACCTTTGAAGAGCATACACAATTACACATACAGAGAGGAGAGTCGTTGCTTAATTACAGCGTTTGTTTGTTATTTTAG